One window from the genome of Cryptomeria japonica chromosome 6, Sugi_1.0, whole genome shotgun sequence encodes:
- the LOC131067904 gene encoding (R,S)-reticuline 7-O-methyltransferase yields MAPPPTIAIPQVSEQEAQIEKLKLYDIMLGAAKPMALRAVVLLNIPDIIAEASGSLTLEEIAGSISASTDSTPHIEYLFRLLRLLASQEVFIEIPHQEDFRQTKYGLTGLSKLLVKESRKGGVSVQNYVPYLLAFNNDSTLKGWLHLHESVLEGRGAFDKAFGMSFWDYVAKNPETNKTFNEAMSCDSRAVMSSVVKIYEEGFKKINSLVDVGGGLGSALSNIVENYKHIRGINFDLPHVIASAPPVAGVQHVSGNMFEHIPSADAILMKWVLHDWNDDDCVRVLKRCYEAIPKKGKVIIVDALIVEGKREEDNKEELQRGVGLEFDMGMMLFCTGGKERSEMEFKQIISKAGFKSYTIFKLPSIQTIIEVSKI; encoded by the exons ATGGCTCCTCCACCTACAATTGCAATTCCCCAGGTTTCTGAACAAGAAGCCCAGATCGAGAAGCTAAAACTGTATGACATAATGCTCGGCGCAGCTAAGCCCATGGCTCTCAGAGCTGTTGTTTTGCTGAATATTCCGGACATAATTGCTGAGGCGTCAGGCTCTCTTACCCTAGAAGAAATCGCTGGTAGTATTTCAGCATCTACTGATAGCACACCTCACATAGAATATCTGTTTCGTCTTCTGAGACTTCTAGCCTCCCAGGAAGTCTTTATTGAGATCCCACACCAGGAGGACTTCAGGCAGACTAAATATGGCCTTACAGGCCTTTCTAAATTACTTGTTAAGGAATCAAGAAAAGGAGGTGTGTCAGTGCAAAACTATGTTCCATATTTGTTGGCATTCAACAATGATAGTACCCTCAAGGGATGGCTTCATCTGCATGAGTCTGTGTTAGAAGGCCGCGGTGCCTTCGATAAGGCTTTTGGTATGAGTTTTTGGGACTACGTTGCAAAGAATCCTGAAACAAACAAGACATTCAACGAGGCCATGTCTTGTGACAGTCGTGCTGTCATGTCTAGTGTTGTGAAGATTTATGAGGAGGGATTTAAGAAGATAAATTCTTTGGTTGATGTTGGGGGAGGTTTGGGCTCTGCCTTGTCCAATATTGTGGAGAATTACAAACACATCAGAGGAATTAATTTTGACTTGCCTCATGTCATTGCTTCTGCACCTCCGGTCGCTG GTGTACAACATGTGAGTGGCAATATGTTTGAGCATATTCCATCAGCTGATGCAATCTTGATGAAG TGGGTTTTGCACGATTGGAATGATGATGACTGTGTCAGAGTGTTGAAAAGGTGTTATGAGGCTATACCAAAAAAAGGAAAAGTCATAATCGTTGATGCCCTTATTGTTGAAGGGAAAAGAGAGGAAGATAACAAAGAAGAACTTCAAAGGGGTGTGGGACTAGAATTTGATATGGGAATGATGCTATTTTGTACTGGTGGAAAGGAGCGATCAGAGATGGAATTTAAACAAATTATTAGCAAAGCTGGTTTCAAAAGCTACACCATCTTCAAATTGCCATCTATTCAAACCATTATTGAAGTTTCCAAAATCTAA